Genomic window (Streptomyces sp. RerS4):
AGCCGCCGACCTCCAACTGCGACGGCGACTGCGCGAAGGCCTGGCCCGTCGTCCCGGCCGGCGACGTGAGCGCCGCCGCCGGCATGGACCCCGCCCTGCTGGGCGAGGTGGTCCGCAAGGACGGCAGCAAGCAGCTGACGGTGGCCGGCTGGCCCGCGTACCGCTTCGCGAAGGACGCCAAGGCGGGCGACTTGAACGGGCAGGGCGTCGGCGGCACCTGGTTCGCCTTCGCCCCCGACGGCAAGAAGGCCGCCAAGCAGGCCGCCGCCCCGGCCGAGGCGGGGCAGCCGTCCGGCACGCTGAGCGTGGCGAAGGACCCGAAGCTGGGCGACCACATCGTCGACGCCAACGGCATGACCGTCTACCGCTTCAAGCCGGACACCGCCTGGCCGATGGTCTCCAAGTGCGTCGGCGACTGCCTGACCAAGTGGCCGGTCGTCCCGCCGACCGGTCGGGCCGCCGACAAGGGCATCATCGAGAAGAACTACCTGGTCCTGGACCGCCCCGACGGCAAGGAGCAGCAGACGGTGAACTGCTGGCCGATCTACACGTTCGCCGCCGACAAGAAGCCCGGGGACACCAACGGGCAGGGTGTGGGCGGCACCTGGTACGCCGTCGCCCCCGACGGCGGGCTCATCACCACCGCGAAGTAACCACCCTGCCCAAAGCGGCGCGGCCCCCGCCCCCGTCCCCCGGGCGGGGGCCGCGCACCCGTTGGCCCCCGCAGGCGCCTTCCCTAGACTCTGCGCATGTTGCGCGTACTGGCCGTCGACGACGAGAAGCCCCTGCTGGAGGAACTCCTCTACCTGCTGCGCTCCGACCCGCGGGTGCGCAGCGCGGAGGGCGCCGGCGACGCCACCGAGGCGCTGCGCCGGATCACGCGGGCGCTGGAGGGCGGGCCGGACGGGCCCGACGGTGTCGACGTGGTGTTCCTGGACATCCAGATGGCCGGCCTGACCGGCCTGGACATCGCACGGCTGCTGTCCGGGTTCGCCCGGCCGCCGCTGATCGTGTTCGTCACCGCCCACGAGGGTTTCGCCGTCCAGGCGTTCGACCTCAAGGCGGTGGACTACGTCCTCAAGCCCGTGCGGCCGGAGCGGTTGGCCGAGGCCGTGCGGCGGGTCTGCGACCTGCTCGGCCGCACCGCGCGGACGCCGGAGCCGGTGGATCCCGCCGAGGTCCCGCCGACCGTGGCGGCGCCGCGCAGGCCGGCCCCGGAGATCACCGTCGCCGACCGCGCGCCGGACCAGATCGCCGTCGAACTGGGCGGCGTCACACGGTTCGTGGCCATCGCCGACATCGCGTACGTGGAGGCCCAGGGCGACTACGCCCGGCTGCACACCGCCGAGGGCAGCCATCTGGTGCGGATCCCGCTGTCGACGCTGGAGGAACGCTGGGCGGCGCGCGGGTTCGTCCGGATCCACCGCCGTCACCTGGTGGCGCTCACCCGCATCGACGAGTTGCGGATGGACGCCGGCACCACCACCGTCCGCGTCGGCGCGGCCGAGCTCCAGGTCAGCCGGCGCCACGCGCGCGAACTGCGCGACCTGTTGATGCGTCAGGCCACGGGCTGACCCCACGCTCCGCCCCGCGACCGTTCGGCCGGGCCGGATCGCCGTACGACCGCGCCCGGCGACCGTCCGCCGTACCGGGGAGCCGTTCGTCGCACCACGGCGGGCGTACGGCGATCCGCCGGGCCCTTCGGCCGCAGGGGCGGGCCGATTCGTCCGCCGGGCCCCGGGACGCGCGTATCGTGGATCTTCCGTCCGGGAGGAGCGCGATGTCCGAGATCCAGGCGCTGCTGGACGCGCTGACCGGACTGCCCCGGACCCGGCCCGCCGGACCCGCCGAGGCCGAGCAGTTGCTCGCCCGGCTGCGCAGTGCGGCCGCCCGTTGGGCCGATGTCCTCTACGAGGCCCAGCAGGGGACGTGCCCGCAGTTGCCGCCCCGCTCGGAGGCGGCCCTGCGGTTGGCGTTCCGGCGCGCGGAGGAGTCGTACGTGGAGCTGGAGATCGCCCTGCGCGACTGCGCGCAGGACCGCGACGCGGCCGTGTGAGGCCCGAGGCGGACACCCCAAGGGGTTGAAGAGGGCGGCGTGAGGGCCGTCCGGGGGCCGGATCGAGCCTGTTGTCGGGCCGTCGCGCTGCGTAGACTCCGGTACCCCCTCCCCCTCCCGAAGGATCCGCCGGTGAACCAGACGTACGCGCTGACCGCGGTCACCGTCGTCGTCCTGGTCACGGTGTTCGTCGGCGCGCTGGGTCTGCGGATATCCCGGACCACCTCCGACTTCTACGTCGCCTCGCGCACCGTCGGGCCGCGTCTGAACGCGGCGGCCATCAGCGGGGAGTACCTCTCCGCCGCCTCCTTCCTCGGGGTCGCCGGCCTGGTGCTGCTCCAGGGGCCGGAGATGCTCTGGTACCCCGTCGGCTACACGGCCGGGTACCTCGTGCTGTTGGTGCTGGTCGCGGCGCCGCTGCGGCGCTCGGGCGCGTACACGCTGCCCGACTTCGCCGAGGCCCGGCTCCAGTCGCGGGCGGTCCGGCGGATCGCGGTGTTGTTCGTCCTCGGGGTGGGCTGGCTGTACCTGTTGCCGCAGTTGCAGGGGGCCGGGCTGACGCTGGAGGTGCTGACCGGCGCCCCGCGGTGGGTCGGCGGGGTGGTGGTCGCCTGTGTGGTGGCCGCGGCCGTGGCGGCGGGCGGGATGCGCAGCATCACCTTCGTGCAGGCCTTCCAGTACTGGCTGAAGCTGACCGCCCTGCTGGTGCCCGCCTTCTTCCTGATCGCCGCGTGGGCGGGGGACGGCGCGCCGCGCGCCTCCTTCGACGCCCCGGCCGTCTTCCGCGAGCACACCGCCGTCACGCTCGGCGAGGACGTGCGGCTGTCGTTGGACGCCCCGCTGACGGTGCGGGTGACGGGCCAGGTCGACGGCCGTGTCCTGCGGGACACCCCGCTGACGATGACCACCGGGCAGCACACCGTGAAGGCCCGCACCCGACTGGAGTTCGCCCCCGGCAGCGTCGTGCCCGACTCCCGCGCCGGACAGCCGCGGGACGTGCCCGGCTGGTCGCAGCCGCTGGCCGGGGAGCGGCGCGAGCACCGGCTGTACGCCACGTACGGGCTGATACTGGCCACCTTCCTCGGCACGATGGGCCTGCCCCACGTCGCGGTGCGCTTCTACACCAGTCCCGACGGGCGGGCCGCGCGCCGCAGCACCCTGGTCGTCCTCGGACTGCTCGGCGTCTTCTACCTGTTGCCCCAGGTGTACGGGGCCCTCGGGCGGATCTACGCGCCCGAGCTGGCGCTCACCGGGGACGCCGACGCGGCGGTGCTGGTGCTGCCGGAACGGATGGTGGGCGGGCTGCTCGGCGATCTGCTGGGCGCGCTGCTGGCGGGGGGCGCGTTCGCCGCGTTCCTCTCGACGGCCTCGGGGCTGACGATGGCGGTGGCCGGGGTGCTGCACCAGGACGTGCTGCCCCGGCGGGGGCTCGCCAGCTTCCGGCTGGCGGTGGTGGCGGCGCTGGCGGTGCCGCTGGCGGGTGGGGTCCTGGCCACGCACGTGCCGGTCGCGGACGCGGTGGGGCTGGCGTTCGCCGTGTCGGCGTCGTCCTTCTGCCCGCTGCTGGTGCTCGGCATCTGGTGGTCCCGGCTGACCCCGCCGGGCGCGGTGGCGGGGCTGCTCGCGGGCGGTGGGGCGGCGCTCGGCGCGGTGGTGGTGACCCGCTGGGGGATGGCTCCGGAGGGCTGGGCGCACGCGCTGCTGGCGTGGCCGGCGGTGTGGTCGGTGCCGCTCGGGTTCCTGACGATGACGCTGGTGTCGCTGGCGACCCCGTCGCGGATACCGGCCGGGACGGCGGTGGCGCTGGCCCGGCTGCACCTGCCCGAGGACGTGGCCGGGGAGCGGGTCGCGGGGCGGGCCCGGTGAGCGGGGCGCAGCTCGCGCCGCTGGCCGTGGTGGTCGCGGCGCTGCTCGTGGCGGTGGGGTGGGTGGCGGGTCGCCGCTTCGCGGGGCGGGGCCGGCGCGGGGCGGTGGCGGTGCTGGGCACGCCGGTCGAGCGGGCGACGTTCCACACGCTGCACACCGCTTCGTTGGCCGCTCCCCCGCTGCGGGCGGGGCTCACGGAGGACGCCGCGCGCAAGGCGGCCCGCCGGCTGCGCTCGCTCCTGGGGACGGAGGCGCTGTGTCTGACCGACCGGGACACGGTGCTGGCCTGGGACGGGCCGGGCGCCGACCACCACCAGCGGCGGGTGATGGCCCGGGTGGCGTTGATGCTGGAGTCGGGGCGCAGCCAGAGCGTGCGGACGCAGTGCGAGCGGCCCGACTGCCCGCTCAGATGGGCGGTGTTCGCGCCGCTGACCGGTGAGGACGGGGTGCTGGGCGCGCTGGTGGCGTACGGGTCCCGGGAGTCGGCGGTGCTGGTGCGGGCCGCGACCGAGGTCGCGCGGTGGGTCTCCGTACAGCTGGAGCTGTCGGAGTTGGATCGCGCGCGGACGCGGCTGATGGAGGCGGAGATCAAGGCGCTGCGGGCGCAGATCTCCCCGCACTTCATCTTCAACTCCCTCGCGGCGATCGCCTCCTTCGTGCGGACGGACCCGGAGCGGGCGCGGGACCTGCTGCTGGAGTTCGCGGACTTCACCCGCTACTCCTTCCGGCGGCACGGGGAGTTCACGACGCTGGCCGAGGAGCTGCGGTCGATCCAGCAGTACCTGGCGCTGGCCGGGGCCCGGTTCGGGGACCGGCTGAAGGTGACCCTTCAGGTGGCGCCGGAGGTGCTGCCGGTGGCGCTGCCGTTCCTGTGCCTGCAACCCCTGGTGGAGAACGCGGTCAAGCACGGGCTGGAGGACTCCACCGGTGAGTGCCGGATCACCATCGCGGCCCGGGACGCGGGAGCGGAGGCGGTGTTGACCATCGAGGACAACGGCGTCGGGATGGATCCGGCGCTGCTGCGGCGGATCCTGGCCGGGGAGGTGAGCGGTTCCTCCTCCGGCATCGGGCTGCCGAACGTGGACGAGCGGATGCGGCAGGTCTACGGGGACGACTACGGGCTCGTCATCGAGACGGGCATCGGCGCCGGCATGAAGATCACCGTGACCATTCCGAAATACCGTGCGGGCGTGCACAGTTCGGGACCGGAAACCAGCCGGTCCCGGGTGGACCGGGCCGGGCCGTGGCATCCCGGCGACGGCGCGGCTTGACCGGAGGGGCGGCCGACGTGCGGGTCGGGCGGGAAGTACTGCGGGATCGGTTGAGAGCCCGGGTGCGCGCGGGCGTGACCCGGGCGCGGGCCCTGGGCGCGGGAGCTACGCCGCGCGGCGCGACCCTGCTCGTGGAGGGTGAGCCCGGCGCGGGCCGGACCCGCCTGGTACGGGAGGCCCTCGCCGAGGCCG
Coding sequences:
- a CDS encoding SCO0930 family lipoprotein; the encoded protein is MSIKRGTSLVAIAAVVVLTATACGGGDKPADAVKPAGAAASQAAPGADPYAQESGAPAGAGAGTKPAGQLVISATDQVGSVLTDSAGFTLYRFDKDTAKPPTSNCDGDCAKAWPVVPAGDVSAAAGMDPALLGEVVRKDGSKQLTVAGWPAYRFAKDAKAGDLNGQGVGGTWFAFAPDGKKAAKQAAAPAEAGQPSGTLSVAKDPKLGDHIVDANGMTVYRFKPDTAWPMVSKCVGDCLTKWPVVPPTGRAADKGIIEKNYLVLDRPDGKEQQTVNCWPIYTFAADKKPGDTNGQGVGGTWYAVAPDGGLITTAK
- a CDS encoding LytTR family DNA-binding domain-containing protein, whose product is MLRVLAVDDEKPLLEELLYLLRSDPRVRSAEGAGDATEALRRITRALEGGPDGPDGVDVVFLDIQMAGLTGLDIARLLSGFARPPLIVFVTAHEGFAVQAFDLKAVDYVLKPVRPERLAEAVRRVCDLLGRTARTPEPVDPAEVPPTVAAPRRPAPEITVADRAPDQIAVELGGVTRFVAIADIAYVEAQGDYARLHTAEGSHLVRIPLSTLEERWAARGFVRIHRRHLVALTRIDELRMDAGTTTVRVGAAELQVSRRHARELRDLLMRQATG
- a CDS encoding cation acetate symporter → MNQTYALTAVTVVVLVTVFVGALGLRISRTTSDFYVASRTVGPRLNAAAISGEYLSAASFLGVAGLVLLQGPEMLWYPVGYTAGYLVLLVLVAAPLRRSGAYTLPDFAEARLQSRAVRRIAVLFVLGVGWLYLLPQLQGAGLTLEVLTGAPRWVGGVVVACVVAAAVAAGGMRSITFVQAFQYWLKLTALLVPAFFLIAAWAGDGAPRASFDAPAVFREHTAVTLGEDVRLSLDAPLTVRVTGQVDGRVLRDTPLTMTTGQHTVKARTRLEFAPGSVVPDSRAGQPRDVPGWSQPLAGERREHRLYATYGLILATFLGTMGLPHVAVRFYTSPDGRAARRSTLVVLGLLGVFYLLPQVYGALGRIYAPELALTGDADAAVLVLPERMVGGLLGDLLGALLAGGAFAAFLSTASGLTMAVAGVLHQDVLPRRGLASFRLAVVAALAVPLAGGVLATHVPVADAVGLAFAVSASSFCPLLVLGIWWSRLTPPGAVAGLLAGGGAALGAVVVTRWGMAPEGWAHALLAWPAVWSVPLGFLTMTLVSLATPSRIPAGTAVALARLHLPEDVAGERVAGRAR
- a CDS encoding histidine kinase; this encodes MSGAQLAPLAVVVAALLVAVGWVAGRRFAGRGRRGAVAVLGTPVERATFHTLHTASLAAPPLRAGLTEDAARKAARRLRSLLGTEALCLTDRDTVLAWDGPGADHHQRRVMARVALMLESGRSQSVRTQCERPDCPLRWAVFAPLTGEDGVLGALVAYGSRESAVLVRAATEVARWVSVQLELSELDRARTRLMEAEIKALRAQISPHFIFNSLAAIASFVRTDPERARDLLLEFADFTRYSFRRHGEFTTLAEELRSIQQYLALAGARFGDRLKVTLQVAPEVLPVALPFLCLQPLVENAVKHGLEDSTGECRITIAARDAGAEAVLTIEDNGVGMDPALLRRILAGEVSGSSSGIGLPNVDERMRQVYGDDYGLVIETGIGAGMKITVTIPKYRAGVHSSGPETSRSRVDRAGPWHPGDGAA